A DNA window from Myxocyprinus asiaticus isolate MX2 ecotype Aquarium Trade chromosome 15, UBuf_Myxa_2, whole genome shotgun sequence contains the following coding sequences:
- the LOC127453321 gene encoding terminal nucleotidyltransferase 5A-like, translating into MSSGDVSEQCRRFCVLSWEQVQRLDSILGETIPVHGRGNFPTLSVQPRQIVQVVRARLEERGIAVRDVRLNGSAASHVLHQDTGLGYKDLDLIFGVSLSDDQAFRVVKDVVLDSLLDFLPEGVSKERISALTLKEAYVQKLVKVCNDTNRWSLISLSNNTGKNVELKFVDSLRRQFEFSVDSFQIVLDSLLLFDRCSETPMSECFHPTVVGESMYGDFEEALSHLCNKIIATRNPEEIRGGGLLKYCHLLVRGFRPTSEAEMKLLQRYMCSRFFIDFPDIGEQQRKLEAYLQNHFAGMEHKRYDCLVTLYHVVNESTVCLMGHERRQTLNLISMLALRVLAEQNAIPTVTNVTCYYQPAPYVRDINFSNYYIAHVQPLGHTYSNSYQTWLPCN; encoded by the exons ATGTCCTCCGGTGATGTGTCAGAGCAGTGTCGGCGGTTTTGCGTGTTATCTTGGGAACAGGTGCAACGTTTGGACTCTATTCTTGGCGAGACTATCCCGGTTCACGGACGTGGAAACTTCCCGACGCTTTCAGTGCAGCCCAGACAGATTGTCCAG GTTGTTCGAGCACGTTTGGAAGAGCGAGGTATCGCTGTTCGGGATGTAAGGTTGAATGGCTCGGCTGCCAGTCATGTTCTGCATCAGGACACAGGCCTTGGGTATAAGGATTTGGACCTGATCTTTGGAGTTTCACTGTCAGATGACCAGGCCTTCCGTGTGGTTAAGGATGTAGTACTTGACAGCCTGCTGGACTTCCTACCTGAGGGGGTAAGCAAGGAGAGAATCTCAGCACTTACTCTGAAGGAGGCGTACGTACAGAAACTGGTGAAGGTTTGCAACGACACCAACCGATGGAGCCTCATCTCACTCTCCAACAACACAGGCAAGAATGTGGAGCTTAAGTTTGTGGACTCTCTGAGGCGCCAATTTGAGTTCAGCGTGGACTCTTTCCAGATAGTTTTAGACTCCCTGCTTCTGTTTGACCGTTGTTCAGAGACACCCATGTCTGAATGCTTCCATCCAACAGTGGTGGGTGAAAGCATGTATGGGGACTTTGAGGAGGCTCTCAGCCATTTGTGCAACAAGATCATTGCGACACGAAACCCAGAGGAGATCCGGGGAGGTGGGCTCTTAAAATATTGCCACCTCCTGGTACGGGGGTTCCGGCCGACCTCTGAAGCAGAGATGAAATTGCTACAGCGATACATGTGCTCTCGGTTCTTCATTGACTTTCCGGACATAGGTGAGCAGCAGCGAAAGCTGGAGGCTTACCTGCAGAATCACTTTGCTGGAATGGAGCACAAACGTTATGACTGTCTGGTCACATTATACCACGTAGTCAATGAAAGTACGGTGTGCTTGATGGGACATGAACGACGACAGACATTAAATCTTATTTCTATGCTTGCGCTTAGGGTGCTGGCTGAACAGAATGCTATTCCCACAGTTACCAATGTCACATGCTATTACCAGCCTGCACCCTATGTGCGAGACATCAACTTCAGTAACTACTACATTGCTCATGTGCAGCCGCTGGGGCACACCTACAGTAATTCCTACCAAACGTGGCTGCCATGCAACTGA